From the Actinomadura luzonensis genome, the window GTCCGGGCTCGTCAGCGGACGGAGGGGCGCCTCGCGAGAAGCACCTCCGCCTGCCTGACGTACCGCCACTCGCCGGAGGGGTTCTCCGCGACCAGTTCCCTCCTGGCCTCCTCGACGAACGCCTCCAGCCGGTCGCCCAGGCGCGCCGGGCTGCTGAAGGAGTAGGAGAGCTGCAGGCCGAGCACGCCGTCGAGGTCGCGCGTCAGGACGCGTTCGTCGGTGTGCAGCGTGAGGTCCGCGAAAGGCGAATCCGCCAGGACGTCGTGGTGGTGCTCGCCGGTCGCCTGGTAGGAGCTGGACGCCGTCATCTCGCCCAGGCCGAACCGGTCGCGGACCCGCCGCATCGCCGGCTCCCACGGCTCCTCGGGCGGCCGGCGGCCCGGCCCGACCAGCGCGACCACGCCGCCCGGCGGCAGCAGCCGGTCCAGCTCGCCGAGCACCGCGCGCCGGTCCATCCAGTGGAACGACCTGCCCATCACCACGTGGTCGAACGGCGGCAGGTCACGCAGTGTCGTGGAGTCGCCGGGCAGCCAGCGGACGTTCGGCAGGTGCGCCGCCAGGCGCCTGCCCTCCGCCGGCATGTCCGGGTCGGGGTCGACGGCCAGGACCTCGCGGACGCGCGGGGCCAGCGGGATCGCCACCGTTCCCGGGCCGCAGCCCAGGTCGAGCACCGTGCCGTCCGGGCCGAAGGCGGCGGCCAGTCGCTCGATGGCCACGTCGCCGTGGTCCGCCCGGTATCGGGCGTAGTAGGGCGCCGCGCCGCCGAACCGGGTCTCCATGGGTGGGACCATATACGGGTTCCGGACATGTTCGATGGAAGGCTTTCGGCTTTGAGGCGGCTACTCACGGTCCTGCTGCTCGCCTGCGCGACGGCGGTGATCGTCCCTCCGTACGCGGCTCAGGCGCACAACGTACTGGTCGGCAGCGACCCCGCGGACGGGGCGACGCTCACGGCCGCGCCGGCGCGGGTGACGCTCATCTTCGACCAGGCGGTACGCCAGGGGTACGCGCAGATCGGGGTCACCGGCGCGGACGGCTCCTCCTGGGCCGACGGCGCCGCGGTGGTGGCGGCGGAGCGCGTGTCGGTGCAGCTGAAGCCGCTGACCGGGGCCGGGGCGTACGTGGTGGGCTACCGCATCCTGTCCGCCGACGGACACCCGGTCACCGGCAAACTCACCTTCACCCTCAAGCCCCCCACGACCGGCACCCCAACCGGCACCCCAACCGGCCCCACGACCGACCCCACAACCGACCCCACAACCGACGCCGTCCCCATGACCGGCACCGATGCCACGGCCGGGGCCGGTGCGGCGGCGGCCGAGGCGGCGGCGAACGGCGGGGCCGGGATGGCCGTCGTCTGGATCGTCGGCGCCCTCCTCCTGCTCGCAGCCGGCACCGCCCTGGCCCTCCGCCGCTCCACTTCACCCCTCGCCACCACGCCCTCCGCCACAGAACAGTCCGCCGCCACTGCGTCACCACCCGAGACGGCGACCTTCCCCTCCTCTCCCCCTCCCTCCGACGGGACCCCTCCCAACAGGACCACCTCCACCGGGACCCCTTCCGACGGAGCCCCATCCGGCGGAGCCGCATCCGGCGGAGCCGAAGGGGCGAAGCCGTGACCGTCACCGCACGATCTCTCCCCCAGCAGCCCCTCCCCCAGCAGCGCATCGGCGCCCGCCTCCTGGCCGGCGCCTTCGGCGTGTGCGCCGTGGCCGCCGCCGTGACGGCGAGTTCGTTCACCGCCCAGGAGGCGGTCCCCGGCATCCCCATGCCGGGCCCGGTCGTCGCGATCGGCCTGCCCGTCGTAC encodes:
- a CDS encoding class I SAM-dependent methyltransferase; translation: METRFGGAAPYYARYRADHGDVAIERLAAAFGPDGTVLDLGCGPGTVAIPLAPRVREVLAVDPDPDMPAEGRRLAAHLPNVRWLPGDSTTLRDLPPFDHVVMGRSFHWMDRRAVLGELDRLLPPGGVVALVGPGRRPPEEPWEPAMRRVRDRFGLGEMTASSSYQATGEHHHDVLADSPFADLTLHTDERVLTRDLDGVLGLQLSYSFSSPARLGDRLEAFVEEARRELVAENPSGEWRYVRQAEVLLARRPSVR
- a CDS encoding copper resistance CopC family protein; the protein is MRRLLTVLLLACATAVIVPPYAAQAHNVLVGSDPADGATLTAAPARVTLIFDQAVRQGYAQIGVTGADGSSWADGAAVVAAERVSVQLKPLTGAGAYVVGYRILSADGHPVTGKLTFTLKPPTTGTPTGTPTGPTTDPTTDPTTDAVPMTGTDATAGAGAAAAEAAANGGAGMAVVWIVGALLLLAAGTALALRRSTSPLATTPSATEQSAATASPPETATFPSSPPPSDGTPPNRTTSTGTPSDGAPSGGAASGGAEGAKP